The following are encoded together in the Brassica napus cultivar Da-Ae chromosome A9, Da-Ae, whole genome shotgun sequence genome:
- the LOC106405152 gene encoding putative lipid-binding protein AIR1, translated as MALKNSLAIFLAFNILFFALTEAARSGCPPSSYKPKPGPTTPAIETCPKDTVKLGVCVNALNLLNATLGAPPVKPCCSLIDGLVDLEAAVCLCTALKASILGININLPINLSLLLNVCSRKAPRGFQCP; from the coding sequence ATGGCTCTTAAAAACTCTCTTGCCATCTTCCTTGCCTTTAACATTCTCTTCTTCGCCCTAACCGAAGCCGCCCGCTCCGGTTGTCCACCATCATCTTACAAACCCAAGCCTGGCCCAACCACTCCTGCCATCGAGACATGCCCGAAAGATACCGTAAAGCTTGGTGTTTGTGTTAACGCGCTTAACTTGTTGAATGCGACATTAGGTGCTCCTCCGGTAAAGCCATGTTGCAGCCTCATTGACGGTTTGGTCGATCTTGAGGCTGCCGTTTGTCTTTGCACCGCGCTTAAAGCTAGCATTCTCGGCATCAACATTAACCTTCCAATCAACCTTAGCTTGCTCCTCAACGTTTGCAGTAGAAAGGCTCCACGTGGCTTCCAATGCCCTTAA